A part of Propioniciclava coleopterorum genomic DNA contains:
- the rpsG gene encoding 30S ribosomal protein S7, whose translation MPRKGPAPKRPIVVDPVYGSPLVSQLVSKILLDGKKTTAQNIVYGAMEGTRAKTGVDPVQTLKKALDNIRPAVEVKSRRVGGATYQVPVEVKPNRSTTLAMRWLVTFSRQRREKTMTERLMNELLDASNGLGASVKKREDTHKMAEANRAFAHYRW comes from the coding sequence ATGCCTCGCAAGGGTCCGGCCCCGAAGCGGCCGATCGTCGTCGACCCGGTCTACGGGTCCCCGCTGGTCTCCCAGCTCGTCAGCAAGATCCTGCTCGACGGCAAGAAGACCACCGCTCAGAACATCGTCTACGGCGCCATGGAGGGGACGCGGGCCAAGACCGGCGTTGATCCCGTGCAGACCCTCAAGAAGGCCCTGGACAACATCCGCCCCGCGGTCGAGGTCAAGTCCCGCCGCGTCGGTGGCGCGACCTACCAGGTCCCCGTCGAGGTGAAGCCGAACCGCTCCACCACGCTGGCGATGCGCTGGCTGGTCACCTTCTCCCGGCAGCGCCGCGAGAAGACGATGACCGAGCGCCTCATGAACGAGCTGCTCGATGCGAGCAACGGCCTCGGCGCGAGCGTCAAGAAGCGCGAGGACACCCACAAGATGGCCGAGGCGAACCGCGCGTTCGCGCACTACCGCTGGTGA
- the rpsL gene encoding 30S ribosomal protein S12, producing the protein MPTIQQLVRKGRTDKASKSKTPALKGSPQRRGVCTRVYTTTPKKPNSALRKVARVRLSSGIEVTAYIPGVGHNLQEHSMVLVRGGRVKDLPGVRYKIIRGALDTQGVKNRKQARSRYGAKKEK; encoded by the coding sequence GTGCCCACCATCCAGCAGTTGGTCCGCAAGGGCCGCACTGACAAGGCCAGCAAGAGCAAGACGCCAGCCCTCAAGGGCTCCCCGCAGCGCCGCGGCGTGTGCACGCGTGTCTACACCACGACCCCGAAGAAGCCGAACTCCGCCCTCCGCAAGGTGGCGCGCGTCCGGCTGTCCTCCGGTATCGAGGTCACCGCGTACATCCCCGGCGTGGGGCACAACCTGCAGGAGCACTCCATGGTGCTCGTGCGTGGCGGTCGTGTGAAGGACCTGCCGGGTGTGCGCTACAAGATCATCCGCGGCGCGCTCGACACCCAGGGCGTGAAGAACCGCAAGCAGGCCCGCAGCCGCTACGGCGCGAAGAAGGAGAAGTAA